A stretch of the Bradyrhizobium arachidis genome encodes the following:
- a CDS encoding HyaD/HybD family hydrogenase maturation endopeptidase, whose translation MPTCSKPRRVLLLGIGNILWADEGFGVRAVEEFHHRYAVPDEVTILDGGTQGLHLVNYLQESDRLIVFDAIDYGLEPGQLKLVRDEEVPRFTGVRKMSLHHTGFQEVISACDLLGDCPKHLVLIGCQPLDLDDWGGPLTSDVRNQIGPAVELARFILVEWGVQVTPRITPLRESEWLLANGIDHQRYEVRART comes from the coding sequence GTGCCGACATGTTCAAAGCCAAGGCGCGTCCTTTTGCTCGGTATCGGCAACATTCTTTGGGCAGATGAAGGGTTTGGGGTGCGTGCCGTGGAAGAATTTCATCACCGCTACGCCGTACCCGATGAGGTCACAATCCTGGACGGTGGTACCCAGGGGCTCCACCTCGTGAACTATCTTCAGGAATCCGACCGCCTGATCGTATTCGACGCGATCGATTATGGCCTGGAGCCTGGTCAGTTGAAGCTCGTGCGCGACGAGGAGGTGCCGCGTTTCACCGGCGTTAGGAAGATGAGCCTTCATCATACCGGATTTCAGGAAGTTATCAGTGCGTGTGACCTGCTCGGGGATTGCCCGAAACATCTCGTGTTGATCGGCTGCCAGCCGCTTGATCTCGATGACTGGGGTGGGCCCCTGACGTCGGACGTGCGTAATCAGATCGGCCCTGCGGTCGAGCTTGCCAGATTTATTCTGGTGGAGTGGGGCGTGCAGGTGACGCCGCGCATCACACCGTTACGGGAATCTGAATGGTTGCTCGCCAATGGTATCGATCACCAGCGTTACGAAGTGAGAGCGCGGACATAA
- the hypA gene encoding hydrogenase maturation nickel metallochaperone HypA, whose protein sequence is MHEMALCEGIIGIVEEEARNRSFSRVKAVCLEIGALSHVAPEAIKFCFEAVAVRTIAQGARLEIIATPGIAWCMACSKSVEIKQRYEPCPSCGSHQLQVTGGEEMRVNKLEVA, encoded by the coding sequence GTGCATGAGATGGCGCTGTGCGAGGGCATCATTGGAATCGTTGAGGAAGAGGCGCGAAATCGCTCGTTCTCGCGGGTGAAGGCCGTGTGCCTCGAGATCGGCGCGCTCAGTCACGTCGCACCGGAGGCAATCAAATTCTGCTTCGAGGCCGTCGCTGTGCGGACCATCGCGCAGGGCGCAAGGCTCGAGATCATCGCGACGCCGGGGATCGCATGGTGCATGGCTTGTTCGAAAAGCGTCGAGATCAAGCAACGTTACGAACCGTGTCCATCCTGCGGCAGCCATCAATTGCAGGTGACCGGCGGTGAGGAAATGCGCGTGAATAAACTGGAGGTCGCCTGA
- a CDS encoding nickel-dependent hydrogenase large subunit, translated as MDLQHPHGFKPGKRIVVDPVTRIEGHMRVEVNIDSDNVIRNAVSSGTMWRGIEIILNGRDPRDAWAFTERICGVCTGTHALTSVRAVENALGIAIPENANSIRNIMQLCLQVHDHLVHFYHLHALDWVDLMSALKADPKATSALAQSISSWPLSSPGYFKDLQIRLTKFVESGQLGPFKYGYWGHAAYKLPPEANLMAVAHYLEALDFQKDIVKIHAIYGGKNPHPNWLIGGVPCAINVDGTGAVGAINMERLNLVSSVIDRCIEFTEKVYLPDIVTIGSFYKDWLYGGGLSGKSVMAYGDIPENANDYSAKNLKLPRGVIINGNLNEVLPLDHADPEQIQEFVSHSWYKYDDESKGRHPWDGITEPNYVLGPNARGTKTDIKELDEGGKYSWIKAPRWRGNAVEVGPLARYIVGCAQNKPEFKEPTEKLLKTLGLPASALFSTLGRTAARALECEWAANQMRYFQDKLVARIKAGDSSTANIDKWEPESWPKEARGYGFTEAPRGALAHWIKIKETKIDNYQCVVPTTWNGSPRDPKGNIGAFEAALMDTPMAAPEQPLEILRTIHSFDPCLACSTHVMSPDGQEMAAVKVR; from the coding sequence GTGGACCTCCAACACCCCCACGGGTTCAAGCCCGGCAAGCGCATCGTGGTCGATCCGGTGACCCGGATTGAAGGTCACATGCGGGTCGAGGTCAACATTGACTCCGACAACGTGATCCGCAACGCGGTCTCCTCGGGCACGATGTGGCGGGGCATCGAGATCATCCTGAACGGTCGCGATCCGCGCGACGCTTGGGCCTTCACCGAGCGGATCTGCGGCGTGTGCACCGGAACGCATGCGCTCACATCGGTCCGTGCGGTCGAGAACGCGCTCGGCATCGCCATTCCGGAGAATGCCAACTCGATCCGGAACATCATGCAGCTCTGCCTCCAGGTGCATGATCATCTCGTGCATTTTTATCACCTGCACGCGCTCGACTGGGTCGATCTGATGTCGGCGTTGAAGGCCGATCCAAAGGCGACCTCGGCGCTGGCGCAATCGATCTCGTCCTGGCCGTTGTCCTCTCCCGGCTATTTCAAGGACCTCCAGATCCGGCTGACAAAGTTCGTCGAGTCCGGTCAGCTCGGTCCGTTCAAGTACGGCTATTGGGGGCATGCCGCCTACAAGCTACCGCCGGAAGCGAACCTGATGGCTGTCGCCCATTATCTGGAAGCGCTCGATTTCCAGAAGGACATCGTCAAGATCCACGCCATATATGGAGGCAAGAATCCGCATCCCAACTGGCTGATCGGCGGGGTGCCCTGCGCGATCAATGTCGATGGCACCGGCGCGGTCGGCGCCATCAACATGGAGCGGCTGAACCTCGTCTCGTCGGTCATCGATCGCTGCATCGAGTTCACCGAAAAAGTCTACCTGCCCGACATCGTCACGATCGGCTCCTTCTACAAGGACTGGCTCTATGGCGGCGGGCTCTCCGGCAAGAGCGTGATGGCCTATGGCGACATTCCGGAGAACGCCAACGACTATTCTGCGAAGAACCTGAAACTGCCGCGCGGCGTGATCATCAACGGCAACCTTAACGAGGTGCTGCCGCTCGACCATGCCGATCCCGAGCAGATACAGGAATTTGTTAGTCACTCCTGGTACAAATATGACGACGAGTCAAAGGGCCGGCATCCCTGGGACGGCATCACCGAACCGAACTATGTGCTCGGTCCCAATGCGCGGGGCACCAAGACCGACATCAAGGAGCTTGACGAAGGCGGCAAGTATTCCTGGATCAAGGCTCCGCGGTGGCGCGGAAATGCCGTCGAGGTCGGGCCGCTCGCCCGTTACATCGTGGGCTGCGCGCAGAACAAGCCCGAATTCAAGGAGCCGACCGAAAAGCTGCTTAAGACGCTCGGCCTGCCGGCCAGCGCATTGTTTTCCACTCTCGGCCGCACCGCGGCACGCGCGCTGGAATGCGAATGGGCGGCCAACCAGATGCGCTATTTCCAGGACAAGCTGGTGGCACGCATTAAGGCGGGCGACTCTTCAACCGCCAATATCGACAAATGGGAGCCGGAGAGCTGGCCGAAGGAAGCCAGGGGCTATGGCTTCACCGAGGCGCCGCGTGGCGCGCTCGCGCACTGGATCAAGATCAAGGAGACTAAGATCGACAACTACCAGTGCGTGGTGCCGACCACCTGGAACGGATCGCCACGGGATCCCAAGGGCAACATTGGCGCCTTTGAAGCGGCGCTGATGGATACGCCGATGGCGGCGCCGGAACAGCCCCTGGAGATCCTACGTACGATCCACTCCTTCGATCCCTGCCTTGCGTGCTCGACCCACGTGATGAGCCCGGACGGTCAGGAAATGGCAGCCGTCAAAGTCAGGTAA
- a CDS encoding nickel-dependent hydrogenase large subunit: MSLALRNEIDITVWLAGGSIADVAILPRSRPPVMRLFAGRPASSVLSALPRLFSLCLVAQQVAYLSAAEAARGEGATVKTVQRRVTAIVAERLTELVRGLFVGRLALDGTSAAAVRAVMQAATVLGGVASEGDRGVAMREAVSQIRSALTELGILREIQSPEPGRAPAATRLTSFDGGPLSLPTIEQSFLSAADDLDVVGRLLIEGASFSGAPELHGRIPETGVWARRAGREQIVPLDSGPAERLKARVAEVARLFAWLDGAEGDLEDGVIASYSLGTRRGAAAVECARGRLYHAIELDDEDRIVRFELLAPTEWNFHARGPLVQSLKGSLLGAGPRGQDAVRTLVGSFDPCVGFSLNFHEVGRA; encoded by the coding sequence ATGAGCCTGGCCCTCCGCAACGAGATCGACATCACGGTGTGGCTCGCGGGGGGCTCGATCGCCGACGTTGCGATCCTGCCGCGCAGCCGGCCGCCCGTCATGCGCCTGTTTGCGGGCAGGCCGGCATCGTCAGTGCTCTCAGCGCTGCCTCGGCTGTTCTCGCTTTGCCTGGTCGCGCAGCAGGTGGCCTATCTGTCGGCCGCCGAAGCTGCGCGGGGTGAAGGCGCCACCGTAAAGACGGTGCAACGCCGTGTCACCGCAATCGTTGCAGAACGATTGACTGAATTGGTGCGCGGCCTGTTCGTCGGGCGGCTTGCGCTTGACGGCACCAGCGCTGCGGCCGTGCGCGCGGTGATGCAAGCGGCCACAGTTCTTGGCGGCGTCGCCAGCGAAGGCGATAGGGGGGTAGCAATGCGCGAGGCGGTGTCGCAAATCAGGTCCGCGCTGACCGAGCTCGGGATCTTGCGCGAAATTCAGTCACCGGAACCAGGCCGTGCACCGGCGGCGACGCGTCTTACGAGCTTCGATGGTGGGCCGCTGTCGCTTCCGACTATCGAGCAGTCATTCCTGTCTGCTGCTGATGACCTGGACGTCGTTGGGCGGTTGCTCATCGAGGGCGCGAGCTTTTCCGGCGCGCCCGAACTTCACGGTCGCATTCCGGAGACAGGTGTCTGGGCCCGCAGGGCCGGACGCGAGCAGATTGTGCCGCTGGATTCTGGTCCAGCCGAGCGCCTCAAGGCGCGCGTCGCCGAAGTGGCTCGTCTCTTCGCCTGGCTTGACGGCGCCGAGGGGGATCTCGAAGACGGCGTTATCGCCAGCTATTCCCTCGGTACCCGCAGGGGCGCGGCCGCGGTCGAATGTGCACGCGGCCGACTCTACCATGCGATCGAGCTCGACGACGAGGACCGGATCGTACGCTTTGAATTACTGGCGCCGACCGAATGGAATTTCCACGCTCGTGGGCCGCTGGTCCAGAGCCTCAAGGGCTCGCTGCTCGGCGCCGGCCCGCGCGGACAGGACGCGGTTCGTACCCTCGTCGGGTCGTTTGACCCTTGCGTCGGCTTCAGCCTCAACTTCCACGAGGTCGGCCGTGCATGA
- a CDS encoding hydrogenase expression/formation C-terminal domain-containing protein, protein MNADFLTAAEDKEPPMRAEESRDAAGGSRSAADSLVGLAMLDGAGLAKSCPNVVELLSKIAEAIASQKADAPTQLFRLDDLNHLERELLADVIGEGEVAGVVALPGGSLVQIQEAVLAGLWRVRIETDSLHEYLEVGAIPEIVKRAAADLTAANFEIGQPPEGAMNVLPVLAEIQERAPAWRPGMHSLIINFTLLPMSPVDMSFLQETIRNGPIQLVSRGYGTCRVHATGIRNVWSVQFLNAMDTIILDTLEVGGVPTVAVAADEDFEDSAKRLREIIEVYFN, encoded by the coding sequence ATGAATGCGGATTTCTTGACAGCGGCTGAAGACAAGGAGCCGCCGATGCGCGCCGAGGAAAGTCGGGACGCGGCGGGGGGCAGCCGGAGCGCCGCGGACTCCTTGGTGGGGCTTGCCATGCTCGATGGTGCCGGGCTCGCGAAGAGCTGCCCGAATGTTGTCGAGCTCTTGTCGAAGATCGCTGAAGCCATCGCAAGCCAGAAGGCAGATGCGCCCACGCAGCTGTTCCGGCTTGACGATCTCAATCATCTCGAACGCGAGCTCCTCGCTGACGTGATCGGTGAAGGTGAGGTGGCCGGCGTCGTCGCGCTGCCGGGTGGATCGCTGGTGCAGATCCAGGAAGCGGTACTTGCAGGCCTATGGCGCGTGCGGATTGAGACCGACTCTCTCCACGAGTATCTCGAGGTCGGAGCGATCCCGGAGATCGTGAAACGGGCGGCCGCGGATTTGACAGCCGCGAATTTTGAGATCGGCCAGCCGCCGGAGGGCGCCATGAACGTGCTGCCGGTGCTCGCCGAAATCCAGGAGCGGGCACCTGCCTGGCGGCCCGGCATGCACTCTCTGATCATCAACTTCACGCTGCTACCGATGAGCCCGGTCGACATGAGCTTCCTGCAGGAGACGATCAGGAACGGACCAATCCAGCTGGTCTCGCGCGGCTATGGTACCTGCCGCGTGCACGCGACCGGAATCCGCAATGTCTGGTCGGTGCAGTTCCTCAACGCCATGGACACCATCATCCTCGATACGCTCGAGGTCGGCGGCGTGCCGACGGTGGCGGTCGCGGCCGACGAGGATTTCGAGGATTCGGCTAAGCGGCTCAGGGAAATTATAGAGGTCTATTTCAATTGA